Proteins from one bacterium genomic window:
- a CDS encoding DUF6722 family protein: MQLDKKQKQRVANFITDIAKISIGGMVFGQFLQEKPFDWYVFFGGLFFAIVCVIIALILDKEEVKKE; this comes from the coding sequence ATGCAGCTTGATAAAAAGCAAAAACAGAGGGTAGCAAATTTTATTACAGACATTGCCAAGATTTCCATTGGCGGTATGGTTTTTGGGCAATTTTTGCAAGAGAAGCCATTTGACTGGTATGTTTTCTTTGGAGGTCTTTTCTTTGCCATTGTATGTGTAATAATCGCCCTTATTTTAGATAAGGAGGAGGTGAAGAAGGAATGA
- a CDS encoding discoidin domain-containing protein, with protein MNTNEPRMDTNLVLIGVLLVSICGFSEVGTNTAIIKGESVVYGESLLQMDNFAFAFGEDKVILQGLLPGTTYWYRTDGLLGSFTTKGNPPIRCGNLAFPFITKDKALLTAELYNLLPDSEYLVTLSIEQGKEKASLSTLFKTAENNLALNGKVSGTFDQLPADKYVSKEKGPLQRITDGDLSYFNGMAQSQDITQEDQWLLIDLGRITNISTITVFWRALAYSQDYAISLSRDGKDWVVLASSLNADNGVYLRSESGDLMKVLTTNCHEETTNGQGFRYVKLLAKKSKFFHKHINWNFIQIMEVKVF; from the coding sequence ATGAACACGAATGAACCACGAATGGACACGAATTTAGTGTTAATTGGTGTTTTATTGGTGTCTATTTGTGGTTTCTCTGAGGTTGGAACAAATACCGCCATAATCAAAGGAGAAAGCGTTGTCTATGGAGAAAGCCTTTTGCAGATGGATAACTTTGCCTTTGCCTTTGGGGAGGATAAGGTGATTTTACAAGGGCTTTTGCCTGGCACAACCTATTGGTATAGGACAGATGGTTTGCTAGGAAGCTTTACCACCAAGGGAAATCCACCCATAAGATGTGGCAATTTGGCTTTTCCTTTCATTACAAAGGATAAAGCCTTGCTTACTGCTGAACTTTACAACCTCTTGCCTGATTCTGAATATCTGGTTACCCTTAGTATAGAGCAGGGCAAGGAAAAGGCAAGCTTAAGCACTTTGTTTAAGACAGCTGAGAATAACCTTGCCCTAAATGGCAAAGTTTCTGGAACATTTGACCAATTGCCGGCTGATAAATATGTAAGTAAAGAGAAAGGCCCCTTACAAAGGATAACCGATGGTGATTTATCCTATTTTAATGGCATGGCACAATCCCAGGATATAACCCAAGAGGATCAATGGCTTCTTATTGACCTTGGCAGAATAACAAATATTTCAACCATTACTGTATTTTGGCGGGCATTGGCATATAGCCAGGATTATGCAATCTCATTAAGCAGGGATGGAAAGGACTGGGTTGTTTTGGCTTCTTCCCTAAACGCTGACAATGGAGTTTATCTTCGCTCGGAAAGTGGCGATTTGATGAAGGTTTTAACCACGAATTGCCACGAAGAAACCACGAATGGACAGGGATTTAGGTATGTAAAGCTTTTGGCAAAGAAAAGCAAATTTTTCCATAAGCATATTAACTGGAATTTCATCCAAATTATGGAGGTTAAGGTATTTTAA
- a CDS encoding PorV/PorQ family protein — translation MKNKVLFFLLLGPFCSAFGPGSVGSDFLRLPQGARAIAMGEAYTSLAFDASSIYWNPGCLVYSGNNAFFMHSKYLAGINYNSLAATKGMGKEQAMGISIFYLSTEDTRRDENGKKLGKFSNYDVSLETAYGMRLNPSISIGMGIKNIHRKLDDKSATGCAFDFGFLHKERNFNLGLCLKNLSFGEGTKFIKEYDPYPFQFSGGIAYANPPFKCALDFVKPEESDYYLNLGLECLLFDKFFIRGGVPRINKSIYEYSYGFGFKTLNFNLDFALISCDKLGNPFYFSLSFNY, via the coding sequence ATGAAAAATAAGGTTCTCTTTTTTCTCTTGCTTGGCCCTTTTTGCTCTGCATTTGGGCCAGGAAGTGTTGGGTCTGATTTCTTGAGGCTTCCTCAAGGGGCAAGGGCAATTGCAATGGGAGAGGCATATACTAGCTTAGCTTTTGATGCAAGCTCAATCTATTGGAACCCTGGATGCCTTGTCTATTCAGGAAACAATGCCTTTTTTATGCATTCTAAATACCTTGCAGGGATAAACTATAATTCCCTTGCAGCTACAAAAGGGATGGGAAAAGAGCAGGCAATGGGAATCTCTATTTTTTATCTTTCTACAGAGGATACAAGAAGGGATGAGAATGGAAAAAAACTTGGAAAATTTAGTAATTATGATGTGTCTTTAGAAACCGCATATGGTATGAGGCTTAATCCTTCTATCTCAATAGGAATGGGGATAAAAAATATCCACAGGAAACTAGACGATAAATCTGCAACAGGATGCGCCTTTGACTTTGGTTTTCTTCACAAGGAGAGGAATTTTAACCTCGGGCTTTGCCTTAAGAATTTAAGCTTTGGTGAAGGAACAAAATTTATCAAGGAATATGACCCATATCCCTTCCAATTTAGTGGAGGGATTGCTTATGCCAACCCCCCTTTTAAATGTGCCCTGGATTTTGTAAAGCCAGAGGAGAGCGATTATTACCTAAACCTTGGGCTTGAATGCCTCCTTTTTGATAAATTCTTTATTAGGGGAGGTGTTCCAAGAATAAACAAAAGCATTTATGAATATTCCTATGGCTTTGGCTTTAAGACCCTGAATTTTAACCTTGATTTTGCTCTTATCTCTTGTGATAAGCTAGGAAATCCATTCTATTTCTCCTTGTCATTTAATTATTGA